A genomic segment from Armatimonadota bacterium encodes:
- a CDS encoding 1,2-diacylglycerol 3-glucosyltransferase — MHIAIFSESYPPVTNGVAVSVGTLRRELLQRGHRVTVITVRHPQAPAQEEDVIRFPSFTWLFAPDYPLPQPRPLPALHRFFRENHVDVIHVQIPFLLGVIGLRMGRRHGIPVVAHYHTLYDCYLHYAPVLPQGMLRTLLWWHLRRFYRGAQATVVPSHFACRYLQQHGVPSRMVEVIPTGVEFHPLTVQRDEARARYGLPPERPILVYVGRMAREKNLSLLLEMLPLVQRDVPNVLLWLVGSGNAQEALHKQAQRMGLSTVVRLQGRVAHESISAVYAAADLFVFPSVTETQGLVLWEAQAHGLPCVVVNAGGAPESVRDGVDGLLVPNDAKAFAQAVVRLLKDHDTRHRMSQNALNAQRLTPGEMAERMLEVYQRVLRLSPANQQAGGQTGRQHSQTDDVRG, encoded by the coding sequence GTGCATATTGCTATCTTTTCTGAATCGTATCCGCCTGTGACCAACGGGGTAGCAGTGTCCGTCGGCACCCTGCGTCGCGAGCTGCTGCAGAGAGGGCACCGTGTGACGGTGATTACCGTGCGCCACCCTCAGGCTCCTGCTCAGGAAGAAGATGTGATTCGGTTTCCCTCGTTTACCTGGCTCTTCGCTCCAGACTACCCCCTGCCCCAGCCCCGCCCTTTGCCTGCCCTGCATCGCTTTTTCCGGGAGAACCATGTGGATGTCATTCATGTGCAGATTCCGTTCTTGCTGGGGGTTATTGGCTTGCGCATGGGCAGGCGGCATGGGATACCCGTAGTGGCACATTATCATACGCTGTATGACTGCTACCTGCATTACGCCCCTGTCCTGCCCCAGGGCATGCTGCGAACATTGCTCTGGTGGCATCTCCGACGGTTCTACCGAGGTGCACAGGCGACGGTGGTCCCTTCCCATTTCGCCTGCCGATATCTGCAGCAACATGGGGTTCCATCTCGCATGGTGGAGGTGATACCGACAGGCGTAGAGTTTCATCCGCTCACAGTGCAACGGGATGAGGCACGGGCACGCTACGGTTTGCCTCCAGAACGTCCGATACTGGTATATGTGGGCAGGATGGCTCGTGAGAAGAATCTGAGCTTGCTTCTGGAGATGCTCCCGCTGGTACAGCGCGACGTACCGAACGTGCTGCTGTGGCTGGTGGGCAGCGGCAACGCGCAAGAGGCTCTCCACAAACAGGCTCAACGCATGGGGTTGTCTACGGTGGTACGCCTGCAGGGCAGGGTTGCACACGAGTCTATCAGCGCGGTGTACGCCGCAGCGGACCTGTTCGTGTTCCCGTCGGTCACTGAGACACAGGGACTGGTGCTATGGGAAGCGCAGGCGCACGGCTTGCCTTGTGTGGTGGTGAACGCGGGAGGTGCACCCGAATCGGTGCGCGACGGCGTGGACGGCTTGCTGGTACCGAACGACGCGAAAGCGTTCGCACAGGCAGTGGTCCGCCTGCTGAAAGACCACGATACTCGCCATCGGATGAGTCAGAACGCCCTGAATGCACAACGGTTAACGCCTGGCGAGATGGCGGAAAGGATGCTGGAAGTATACCAGCGGGTGCTGCGGCTTTCGCCCGCAAATCAGCAAGCAGGAGGTCAGACTGGTAGACAGCATTCTCAAACCGATGACGTACGGGGATAA
- the alaS gene encoding alanine--tRNA ligase — protein MLAQELREKYLQFFESKGHKRLPSDSLVPNDPSLLFTSAGMVQFKPYFLGLATPPHTRVTTVQKCLRTTDIESVGDHSHLTFFEMLGNFSFGDYFKREAILWAWEFLTEWLHISPDRLRITIYLDDDEAYEVWHREVGVPDRKIFRFGEKSNYWPANAISEGPNGPCGPCSEIFYDTRPDLPPTPDGVWDDVRWLEIWNLVFMQYERHDGGKLTPLPRKNIDTGMGLERTAAILAGKASVFDTDVFQPIIARIAELSGRAYGGGDAAEDVAFRLIADHIRATTMSIADGVLPSNEGRGYVIRRILRRAMLRGQNVLGFDRPFLADVATAVIDTLGDVYPEVRERRDYVLRTIRSEEERFRQTIQVGTQRLAEMLESPEVQQSKVLSGEQAFMLYDTYGFPLEITQEVAAESGIEVDVQGFRQAMEEQRQRAREASGIATQLFAIAGDAATELQKTLPPTQFLGYWQHEAEAKVLAIIRQGELATFASEGEEAELVLDQTPFYAEAGGQVGDTGWIQGENFQFEVKDTQKVGDLYLHLGVVVRGRAEVDSVVTARIDSQRRWHIMRNHTATHLLHAALRQVLGSHVHQAGSLVAPDRLRFDFTHTSAMTEEEIVEVERLVNERILEDKPVAAHWDVPLEEARARGAMALFGEKYGDTVRMIEVPGVSLELCGGTHLERTSQIGLFKIVSEGSVAAGVRRIEAVTGWGVYQYMRQQQQILEEAAARLKCAVTEIPSAIDRLQAQRQELEKQIQQLRTGAAARSMQFEPTEMAGLQVVTGRADGVDAQTLAALADQAAQKASVDLVVLAAATDGKALFVAKAKPSAVAKGVHAGNLVRELAKMSGGGGGGRPEFAQAGGRDATKIPQALQQLPHLIEQMVGQ, from the coding sequence ATGTTAGCCCAGGAGTTACGCGAGAAATACCTGCAGTTCTTTGAGAGCAAGGGACACAAGCGACTGCCCTCGGATAGCCTGGTGCCCAACGACCCGTCGCTGTTGTTCACCAGTGCGGGCATGGTGCAGTTCAAGCCCTACTTCCTCGGTCTGGCTACCCCGCCCCACACGCGCGTGACCACCGTACAGAAGTGCCTGCGCACCACCGACATCGAATCGGTGGGCGACCATTCGCATCTCACCTTCTTCGAGATGTTAGGCAACTTCAGCTTCGGCGACTACTTCAAGCGCGAAGCCATCCTGTGGGCGTGGGAGTTCCTCACCGAATGGTTGCACATCTCGCCCGACCGCCTGCGCATCACCATCTATCTGGACGACGACGAAGCGTACGAGGTATGGCACCGCGAGGTAGGAGTACCCGACCGCAAAATCTTCCGCTTTGGCGAAAAGAGCAACTACTGGCCCGCCAACGCCATCTCGGAAGGTCCTAACGGCCCGTGCGGTCCCTGTTCGGAAATCTTTTATGATACCCGCCCCGACCTGCCTCCTACCCCCGACGGCGTATGGGACGACGTGCGCTGGCTGGAAATCTGGAATCTGGTGTTCATGCAGTACGAACGGCACGACGGGGGCAAACTCACCCCCCTGCCCCGCAAGAATATCGACACGGGCATGGGCTTAGAGCGCACCGCCGCCATCCTCGCAGGCAAAGCGAGCGTGTTCGACACCGATGTGTTTCAACCTATTATTGCCCGCATCGCCGAGCTGAGCGGGCGTGCATACGGTGGCGGTGACGCCGCCGAGGATGTGGCTTTTCGCCTGATCGCCGACCATATCCGCGCCACCACGATGTCCATCGCCGATGGAGTGCTCCCTTCTAACGAAGGGCGTGGCTATGTGATACGGCGCATCCTGCGACGTGCGATGCTGCGCGGGCAGAACGTGCTGGGCTTTGACCGTCCCTTCCTCGCGGACGTGGCGACGGCGGTCATCGACACACTCGGTGATGTGTATCCCGAAGTGCGCGAGCGACGCGACTACGTATTGCGCACCATCCGCAGTGAGGAAGAGCGCTTTCGCCAGACGATTCAGGTTGGCACCCAACGGTTGGCGGAGATGCTCGAATCGCCCGAAGTGCAGCAGAGCAAGGTGCTGTCGGGCGAACAGGCGTTCATGCTCTACGACACCTACGGCTTCCCGCTGGAGATCACCCAGGAGGTCGCCGCCGAGTCGGGCATCGAGGTAGACGTGCAGGGCTTCCGTCAGGCGATGGAGGAGCAACGGCAGCGCGCCCGAGAAGCCAGCGGGATCGCTACGCAGCTGTTTGCTATCGCGGGCGACGCCGCCACCGAGTTGCAGAAAACCCTTCCGCCCACGCAGTTCCTCGGCTACTGGCAGCATGAAGCGGAAGCGAAGGTGCTGGCTATTATCCGACAGGGCGAACTCGCCACTTTCGCCAGCGAGGGCGAGGAGGCGGAACTGGTGCTGGACCAGACCCCCTTCTACGCCGAGGCTGGTGGACAGGTGGGCGATACTGGCTGGATACAGGGCGAGAACTTCCAGTTTGAGGTGAAAGACACGCAGAAGGTAGGCGACCTGTACCTGCATCTCGGTGTCGTGGTGCGCGGACGGGCGGAGGTGGACTCCGTCGTTACCGCTCGAATCGACTCGCAGCGTCGCTGGCACATCATGCGCAACCACACTGCCACGCATCTGCTACATGCGGCGTTGCGTCAGGTACTGGGCTCGCATGTGCATCAGGCAGGTTCACTGGTGGCTCCCGACCGGCTGCGTTTTGACTTCACCCACACCAGCGCGATGACCGAAGAGGAAATCGTCGAGGTAGAGCGTCTGGTCAATGAGCGTATCCTGGAAGACAAGCCGGTAGCGGCGCACTGGGATGTGCCGTTAGAGGAAGCGCGAGCACGCGGCGCGATGGCGTTGTTTGGCGAAAAATACGGCGACACGGTGCGCATGATCGAGGTGCCCGGCGTGAGCCTGGAGCTGTGCGGGGGAACCCATCTGGAACGCACTTCCCAAATCGGGCTGTTCAAGATAGTCTCGGAGGGAAGCGTGGCTGCGGGCGTGCGCCGTATCGAGGCAGTCACGGGCTGGGGAGTATACCAGTATATGCGCCAGCAGCAACAGATACTGGAAGAGGCAGCAGCGCGTCTGAAGTGTGCCGTTACCGAAATCCCCTCCGCGATTGACCGATTGCAAGCACAGCGTCAGGAGCTGGAGAAGCAGATACAGCAGTTGCGCACGGGTGCGGCGGCACGCTCGATGCAGTTTGAACCCACCGAGATGGCGGGCTTGCAGGTAGTTACCGGACGCGCCGACGGTGTGGATGCTCAAACGCTGGCTGCGCTCGCGGACCAGGCGGCTCAGAAGGCGTCCGTAGACCTGGTGGTACTCGCTGCGGCAACCGACGGCAAGGCACTGTTCGTGGCGAAGGCGAAACCATCGGCAGTGGCGAAGGGTGTACACGCAGGCAATCTGGTGCGCGAGCTGGCGAAGATGAGTGGAGGAGGTGGCGGCGGGCGCCCCGAGTTCGCCCAGGCTGGCGGACGAGATGCCACCAAAATCCCGCAGGCGCTGCAGCAGTTACCCCACCTGATAGAGCAAATGGTGGGGCAGTAG
- a CDS encoding signal transduction histidine kinase — MRKSANPYSVETHYAFTRHIAQQVALHAPDTAIETLLQEAQQYFTAVQTALWTVDAYTRQTVLLNAAPWCPPDDNLPTDTLTEAIMLAVQTNEPSWTELGDYSAWLYPFALQSHPNTYVLSLLTETPLPEGAQELLCTWSALLRVCVERLHARTHLQQAQNYHHQRLREVTALYEIGRAMEGSNLQTLLDLITRKAAEVMEAQACSLMLLDEDEQVLAIRSSYGLPETVIEQARVPWGQGIAGRVAASGEPMLILDPRTDPRLAGEDVPYREDIAASLCVPLRDGHGQVMGVLNIHRRKPAPLFTEQDMRLFSVFAMQAASAIKNAQLYSDLKHRVNELSVLSELSAAVNSTLELEKILQQTADGIVETVRFDRCAIFLLDESGKLAIPRALRGYHPKTLGDKPVHVADGVIGIAVRSKELVLIENAQRSGQPARGFGRMLGTNAFLVAPVLARNRVIGVVIADNKPTGRPIERANIQLLTTFINQAGMAIENARLYHDLDRRYNELHNLWEYTRNLLSSIGVGVVSIDRDEIVLTWNDAAERITNVPHEKALGYKLEELLAHFQLPEEERSELAEMVRQPFRTGTRHSRFKCALHPRQHEDMYFNYESSPLRAPDGSVQGVVFVFEDVTYQVRMEREMQRVGQLAAVGRLAATIAHELRNPLSSIRASAQHLRSEYASDPNLCEFLDIIISEVDVMNTKTSEFLRFARPVEPVFEEVDLHELIHSTASFMKPYMGEQHIHIETDVPAPLLIQADPNQLKEALRNLIINAVQAMPEGGTLHLSAFPAPDDTVCITVKDTGEGIPPEHLERIFTPFYTTKAKGTGLGLAIVQKIIESHSGRIEVQSEVGVGTAVRITLPVHPEQRPLRIDWGESDNLRTSIPDL; from the coding sequence ATGAGAAAGAGCGCAAATCCATATTCTGTCGAGACGCACTATGCTTTCACCCGGCACATTGCCCAGCAGGTTGCGTTACATGCGCCGGACACCGCGATAGAGACGTTGCTGCAAGAAGCACAGCAATACTTCACGGCGGTGCAGACAGCACTGTGGACAGTCGATGCCTACACCCGCCAGACCGTGCTTTTGAACGCGGCGCCCTGGTGCCCCCCCGATGACAACCTTCCCACCGATACGCTTACCGAAGCGATAATGCTTGCCGTGCAGACCAACGAGCCTTCTTGGACCGAACTGGGTGATTATTCCGCCTGGTTGTACCCCTTTGCCTTGCAGTCTCATCCGAACACCTACGTGCTTAGCCTACTCACGGAAACACCCCTGCCTGAAGGTGCCCAGGAGCTGCTGTGCACCTGGTCTGCTCTTCTGCGCGTGTGCGTCGAACGCTTGCATGCGCGAACACACCTGCAACAGGCTCAGAACTATCACCACCAGCGTCTGCGAGAGGTCACTGCGCTTTACGAGATCGGACGAGCTATGGAGGGAAGCAATCTGCAGACGCTGCTGGACCTGATTACGCGCAAAGCGGCTGAGGTGATGGAGGCACAAGCCTGTTCGCTGATGCTTCTCGATGAGGATGAGCAGGTGCTGGCTATTCGCTCCAGCTACGGCTTACCGGAGACGGTCATCGAGCAGGCACGTGTGCCCTGGGGACAGGGCATTGCAGGACGAGTAGCCGCCAGTGGCGAGCCCATGCTGATTCTCGACCCTCGCACCGACCCTCGCCTCGCGGGCGAGGATGTGCCTTATCGCGAGGATATCGCGGCGTCATTATGCGTGCCTCTGCGCGATGGACACGGGCAGGTCATGGGCGTACTGAATATCCATCGGCGCAAGCCAGCCCCCCTTTTCACCGAGCAGGATATGCGTCTTTTCAGCGTTTTCGCCATGCAGGCGGCATCCGCCATCAAAAACGCGCAGCTTTACAGCGACCTGAAACACCGGGTGAACGAACTCTCGGTGCTCTCCGAACTGAGCGCAGCGGTCAACTCCACTCTGGAATTGGAGAAGATTCTGCAGCAAACCGCAGATGGCATCGTGGAAACCGTGCGTTTTGACCGTTGCGCCATCTTCTTGCTGGATGAGTCGGGTAAGCTGGCGATACCTCGGGCACTGCGTGGTTACCATCCCAAAACGCTGGGCGACAAACCGGTGCATGTTGCAGACGGCGTCATCGGCATCGCCGTGCGTAGCAAAGAGCTGGTGCTTATCGAAAACGCCCAGCGGTCCGGTCAGCCGGCGCGAGGTTTTGGAAGAATGCTGGGCACCAATGCATTCCTTGTTGCCCCTGTGCTGGCACGCAACCGCGTGATCGGCGTGGTGATTGCCGACAACAAGCCCACAGGGCGCCCTATCGAGCGGGCGAATATCCAGCTGCTCACCACGTTCATCAACCAGGCTGGCATGGCGATTGAAAACGCTCGCTTGTATCATGACCTGGACAGACGCTACAATGAGCTGCATAACCTGTGGGAGTATACGCGCAATCTGCTCAGCAGCATCGGCGTGGGAGTAGTGAGCATTGATAGAGACGAGATAGTGCTCACCTGGAACGATGCCGCCGAACGCATTACGAACGTGCCCCACGAGAAAGCGCTGGGATATAAGCTGGAGGAGCTGTTAGCTCACTTCCAGCTCCCGGAAGAGGAACGGAGCGAGCTGGCAGAGATGGTTCGCCAGCCTTTCCGCACCGGCACACGGCATTCGCGTTTCAAGTGTGCGCTGCATCCTCGCCAACATGAAGACATGTACTTCAACTACGAAAGCTCGCCCCTGCGCGCTCCTGATGGCTCCGTACAGGGGGTGGTTTTCGTGTTCGAAGACGTCACCTACCAGGTGCGGATGGAGAGGGAGATGCAGCGTGTTGGGCAGCTGGCGGCGGTCGGGCGACTCGCCGCTACCATCGCCCACGAACTACGCAATCCACTCAGCTCTATCCGTGCTTCTGCGCAACATCTGCGCAGCGAATATGCCAGCGATCCCAACCTGTGCGAGTTTCTCGATATCATCATCTCAGAAGTGGACGTAATGAACACGAAGACGTCGGAGTTTCTGCGCTTCGCCCGCCCGGTGGAGCCCGTTTTCGAAGAAGTGGACCTGCACGAGTTGATTCACAGCACGGCAAGTTTTATGAAACCTTATATGGGAGAACAGCACATCCACATAGAGACGGATGTTCCTGCCCCGCTTCTCATCCAGGCAGACCCTAACCAGCTGAAGGAGGCTTTGCGCAACCTGATTATCAATGCAGTGCAGGCAATGCCAGAAGGTGGCACCCTGCATCTCAGCGCGTTCCCCGCCCCCGACGATACCGTCTGTATCACGGTCAAAGACACGGGCGAAGGTATCCCCCCGGAGCACTTGGAACGTATCTTCACACCCTTCTACACCACTAAAGCCAAAGGTACAGGCTTGGGACTGGCGATCGTGCAGAAAATCATAGAAAGCCACAGTGGCCGCATCGAGGTGCAGAGTGAAGTGGGCGTGGGAACCGCAGTGCGGATCACGCTACCTGTACATCCGGAACAACGCCCCCTGCGCATCGATTGGGGGGAATCGGACAATCTTCGCACGAGCATTCCGGATCTCTAA
- a CDS encoding ABC transporter ATP-binding protein, whose product MKDIAILLEHVSKSYRLSHQPYSSLKGILLSMFRYRRRIEVHQALKDVSLTIRHGETVGLIGVNGSGKSTLLAIVARVILPSAGRVQVNGRVAPLLQLGVGFHPDLTGLENVYFNGIILGLTRQQIAERLPSIIRFAELEEFIDTPVRAYSSGMVLRLGFAVAVHTDPEIILMDEVLAVGDEAFQHKCLRKIQEFQQEGRTILLVSHDMNQVRQVATRTVWLHQGRVMADGDTEEVVRQYLEFTAEIEKRAL is encoded by the coding sequence ATGAAAGACATCGCTATCTTACTGGAACATGTCTCCAAAAGCTATCGTCTATCTCATCAGCCCTACTCCTCGCTGAAGGGCATTCTGTTGTCGATGTTCCGGTACCGCAGGCGGATCGAGGTGCATCAGGCGTTAAAGGATGTCAGTTTGACCATCCGGCACGGCGAGACGGTAGGGCTCATCGGCGTCAACGGCAGCGGGAAGTCCACCCTGCTGGCGATTGTCGCGCGCGTCATTCTTCCTAGTGCGGGCAGGGTTCAGGTGAATGGGCGAGTCGCGCCTCTGCTACAACTGGGCGTCGGTTTTCATCCCGACCTGACCGGGCTGGAGAACGTGTACTTCAACGGTATTATTCTGGGGTTGACCCGCCAGCAGATTGCGGAGCGTCTACCGTCTATTATCCGGTTTGCGGAGCTGGAGGAGTTTATCGATACGCCGGTACGTGCTTACTCGTCGGGGATGGTGCTCCGTCTGGGTTTTGCAGTGGCGGTACACACCGACCCCGAGATTATCCTGATGGACGAGGTACTGGCAGTGGGCGATGAAGCGTTCCAGCATAAATGCCTGCGAAAAATACAGGAGTTCCAGCAGGAAGGCAGAACTATTCTATTAGTATCACATGACATGAATCAGGTACGGCAGGTAGCAACCCGAACAGTGTGGTTACACCAGGGGCGCGTGATGGCTGATGGTGATACCGAAGAGGTGGTTCGGCAGTATCTGGAGTTCACAGCGGAAATAGAAAAACGAGCGTTATAA
- a CDS encoding transport permease protein: MLEELRELYRYRELLWTLVLRELRVRYKNSYLGFFWSLIVPLVTVAVLTIVFKRVMGMVIPNYSAYVLAAFLPWMYFQTALLDSSQSVLAQIQLVKKVYFPREVLPLAAVLANLIHFALALLVFFVYLLGYVGAPLLPSVALLPVLVFFQTLLIAGLSLIISCLNVFYEDTKYIVSIGLQLMFYLVPVIYFSEQVYHAQLASPDLQRWIYLVYHLNPVAMLLTAYRKILLPPITVQQIGVVQKQTFVSLPMDWGLLAVACVVSVLIFVLGYAFFNQRKWDFAEQP, from the coding sequence ATGCTTGAGGAGCTGCGTGAGCTGTACCGCTATCGGGAGCTGCTCTGGACACTGGTGCTGCGCGAACTGCGCGTGCGCTACAAGAACTCGTACCTGGGCTTTTTCTGGTCACTGATTGTACCGCTGGTGACAGTCGCGGTGCTCACCATTGTTTTCAAGCGCGTCATGGGCATGGTGATTCCCAACTACTCGGCGTACGTGCTGGCGGCTTTCTTACCCTGGATGTACTTCCAGACAGCTCTGCTGGACTCGTCGCAGTCAGTGCTGGCGCAGATACAGCTGGTAAAGAAGGTGTACTTCCCGCGCGAAGTGCTGCCGCTCGCAGCGGTGCTGGCGAACCTGATACACTTCGCGCTCGCGCTGCTGGTGTTCTTTGTGTACCTGCTGGGCTATGTGGGCGCGCCTTTGCTGCCTAGCGTGGCACTGCTGCCTGTGCTGGTGTTTTTCCAAACGCTATTGATTGCAGGGCTGAGCCTCATCATCTCCTGCCTGAATGTGTTTTACGAGGACACCAAGTACATCGTCAGCATCGGCTTGCAACTGATGTTCTATCTGGTGCCTGTGATTTACTTTTCGGAGCAGGTGTACCACGCCCAGCTGGCTTCCCCCGATTTACAACGCTGGATCTATCTGGTGTATCACCTGAATCCTGTTGCCATGCTGCTGACCGCTTACCGCAAGATTCTGCTCCCGCCCATCACTGTTCAGCAGATAGGAGTGGTACAGAAGCAAACATTCGTCTCCCTGCCGATGGACTGGGGATTGCTGGCGGTAGCGTGTGTGGTATCGGTGCTTATCTTTGTGTTGGGCTATGCTTTCTTCAATCAACGCAAGTGGGACTTCGCAGAGCAGCCATGA
- the queA gene encoding S-adenosylmethionine:tRNA ribosyltransferase-isomerase, which produces MADQTIEEATRLLQEYHYDLPEERIAQQPVEPRDSSRLLVLHRDTGNREHRIFRDVVDYLRAGDTLVLNNTRVSARRLRGFKTTGAQVEALLLREVQSGVWEALVRPGRRLLVGSQVILEGHLKAEVIACLPQGMRLLRFEDPQAVHHQPLGEIPLPPYIRRKLQNEERYQTVYAAVNGSAAAPTAGLHFTPELLQRIREMGVRIVYITLHVGIATFRHPEPEQLAQGRLHPEWYTISEEAAEAINSTPGRIVAVGTTCVRALESAAVAPRQLQARSGSTELFIMPGFRFQIVEALVTNFHQPASTPLLLTCAFAGKERVFEAYREAIAMGVPLPELWRRHVDTLGGLHRENVRGLVQISGTAVCGRERAEGIQAITGTCATQTGTCTARAGSQPSGNTSCSGASA; this is translated from the coding sequence ATGGCTGACCAGACGATAGAAGAGGCGACACGATTGCTGCAAGAGTATCACTACGACCTGCCGGAAGAGCGTATCGCGCAACAGCCTGTGGAACCGCGCGACAGCTCGCGCCTTCTGGTGCTCCACCGCGATACTGGCAACCGCGAGCATCGTATCTTCCGCGACGTTGTGGATTACCTTCGGGCAGGCGACACACTGGTGCTGAACAACACCCGCGTGAGCGCACGTCGCCTGCGCGGTTTCAAAACGACCGGTGCTCAAGTAGAGGCGTTGCTGCTGCGCGAAGTGCAATCAGGTGTGTGGGAGGCTCTCGTACGTCCAGGCAGACGGTTGCTGGTGGGTAGTCAGGTGATTCTGGAGGGGCATTTGAAGGCAGAGGTGATAGCCTGCCTGCCGCAGGGGATGCGCTTGTTACGCTTCGAAGACCCGCAGGCGGTGCACCATCAACCTCTGGGCGAAATACCTTTGCCGCCATATATCCGGCGTAAGCTGCAAAACGAGGAGCGGTATCAAACGGTGTACGCAGCGGTCAACGGCTCTGCAGCAGCACCCACCGCCGGATTGCACTTCACCCCAGAACTGCTCCAGCGCATTCGTGAAATGGGCGTGCGTATCGTGTATATCACCCTGCATGTAGGCATTGCCACCTTCCGCCATCCGGAACCGGAGCAGCTGGCTCAGGGACGTCTGCACCCGGAGTGGTACACCATCTCCGAAGAAGCTGCTGAAGCCATCAACAGCACGCCCGGGCGTATCGTGGCAGTGGGCACAACCTGCGTGCGTGCGCTGGAGAGCGCAGCAGTCGCTCCACGACAGCTACAGGCACGTTCTGGCAGCACCGAACTATTCATTATGCCGGGGTTCCGGTTCCAGATTGTGGAAGCGCTAGTGACGAACTTTCACCAGCCTGCCTCCACCCCGCTCTTGCTGACCTGCGCTTTCGCGGGCAAGGAGAGGGTTTTCGAAGCCTATCGCGAAGCGATTGCGATGGGGGTACCGCTTCCTGAGCTTTGGAGACGCCATGTTGATACTCTAGGGGGACTGCACCGTGAGAACGTTAGAGGACTGGTTCAAATATCTGGAACAGCAGTATGTGGACGAGAAAGAGCAGAAGGAATCCAAGCCATCACCGGAACCTGCGCCACCCAGACAGGAACCTGCACAGCCAGAGCCGGTAGCCAGCCGAGTGGCAACACCTCCTGTTCGGGAGCCTCAGCGTGA
- a CDS encoding acetoacetate metabolism regulatory protein AtoC codes for MKRTESEAQIPLTLLIVEDEPGHRRALEAHLSKYYNVLTAEHGPKALEIASQQPVHLLLIDLILPGGTDGLDVLRRIREIHPDSRAIMVTAFPTIQTAVQAMKDGAVDYITKPFDLDELRAKIDKAAEEYRLREENRRLRQQLRSTFDFRHIVGRSGVMQEVYQTIEKVSQSRATVLIRGESGTGKELVAKAIHYSSNRANGPFIAVSCAALPETLLESELFGHEKNAFTGAASQKPGRFELAHKGTLFLDEIAEVPPSVQVKLLRVLQEREFERLGGTKTIKVDVRLIAATNKDLEQMVKAGTFREDLYFRLHVVEIYLPPLRERKEDIPLLVEHFLNRYNQENDKHLKACTPEAMEILMSYHWPGNVRELENAIERAVVLADSDAELVTPELLPASITASVKIA; via the coding sequence ATGAAAAGAACCGAATCCGAAGCACAGATACCTTTGACGCTGTTGATTGTGGAAGATGAGCCAGGGCACCGTCGAGCCCTGGAGGCGCACCTCTCCAAATATTATAACGTGTTAACCGCTGAGCATGGTCCCAAAGCGCTGGAAATCGCCTCGCAGCAGCCAGTGCATCTGTTACTCATTGACCTGATTCTGCCGGGTGGAACAGACGGACTGGACGTGTTGCGCCGTATCCGAGAGATTCACCCGGATAGCAGGGCGATTATGGTGACTGCTTTCCCAACCATCCAGACAGCTGTGCAGGCAATGAAAGACGGCGCGGTGGACTATATCACCAAACCCTTCGACCTGGATGAGCTGAGAGCGAAAATAGACAAAGCGGCGGAGGAGTATCGGCTCAGAGAGGAAAATCGGCGGCTGCGTCAACAACTACGTAGCACCTTCGATTTCCGCCACATCGTGGGCAGAAGCGGAGTGATGCAGGAAGTATACCAGACGATTGAGAAGGTGTCTCAAAGCCGTGCTACCGTGCTGATTCGCGGAGAGAGCGGAACCGGTAAAGAGCTGGTAGCAAAAGCCATTCACTACAGCAGTAATCGGGCAAATGGGCCGTTCATTGCGGTGTCCTGTGCCGCTTTGCCCGAAACGCTGCTGGAAAGCGAGCTGTTCGGTCACGAGAAGAACGCCTTCACCGGCGCGGCATCGCAAAAACCGGGGCGATTCGAACTGGCGCACAAAGGCACCCTGTTCCTCGACGAAATCGCCGAAGTACCTCCCAGTGTTCAGGTGAAATTGCTGCGTGTCTTGCAGGAACGGGAGTTCGAACGGCTTGGCGGCACCAAGACCATTAAGGTGGATGTACGCCTTATCGCCGCGACCAACAAGGACCTGGAGCAAATGGTGAAGGCAGGCACCTTCCGCGAGGACCTGTACTTTCGCCTGCACGTCGTGGAGATTTACCTGCCACCTTTGCGCGAGCGCAAGGAAGATATCCCGCTTCTGGTGGAACATTTCCTGAACCGCTACAACCAGGAGAATGACAAACATCTGAAAGCGTGCACCCCGGAGGCAATGGAAATCCTGATGAGTTACCACTGGCCCGGCAATGTGCGTGAGCTCGAGAACGCCATTGAGCGAGCTGTCGTGCTGGCGGATAGCGACGCCGAGCTGGTTACCCCTGAACTC